GGATGATGGCGGCCGTCTTCGGCCCTACGCCGTTGAACGAGAGCAGGTAGCGCCGGGCCTCCTCCGTCGGCAACTCGCGGAGGAACTCCAGCGACAACGCGCCGCGCTCCGCCGTGATGCGCTGGAGCGCCTCTTTGATGCGCGCGGCTTTCTGCTTCCACAGGCCGGCGACCTGAATCGCCTGGCCGATGGCCTCCACGGGCGCGTCGCGGACCTGCTCCCACGATGGGAAGGCCTCGCGCAGGCGCTGGAACGCGATGTCGCGCAGGCGGTCGTTGGTGTTCTGGCTGAGGATGGTCAACACCAGCGACTGGATGGGGTCACGCCCGGATGGAGGCGGCGGTTCGC
This genomic interval from Chloroflexota bacterium contains the following:
- a CDS encoding endonuclease III — protein: MVADVRAKALEVHRRLLAAYGEPPPPSGRDPIQSLVLTILSQNTNDRLRDIAFQRLREAFPSWEQVRDAPVEAIGQAIQVAGLWKQKAARIKEALQRITAERGALSLEFLRELPTEEARRYLLSFNGVGPKTAAIILLFTLGMPAFPVDTHVHRVTRRLGLIPDKTGREQAHERLEALLPPDIYYAFHINVIRHGRAVCAARRPRCAECALRDLCDYYARTCGPAETMQP